A stretch of DNA from Oryza brachyantha chromosome 4, ObraRS2, whole genome shotgun sequence:
AATGCATCATTTGTTACTCTTTTTTCGtactacttgttgagtactgTGGTTTGTATTCAGTCTTGCATAATTTCTCCCTCCAGAGGTAGAGTACGAATCAAACGGAGGTAACTCTCATGAATGAAACTGATCATATGCCAAGAGTTGCCTATGGACTGAAGCGTCGCTTCGCTAGAGCCTGCTAGCTAGTctgcttttatattttttccgtTATATGTCGTTAGATTATCGATTCAATTTCAGTTGTTTTTAAGGACGAAGTTATGTAATCAGCATTGTCAATTTGTTACTTGGTGTAAGTCGAAATACACCAAGATGCCAACTTGTATTCAAATAGTAAAGTTCCAAAACTATATATGCTTTTTCCTACGCCAATTTTTTGAGACGAGAGGAAAGGCGAGCTCATACACATGCGTGCCTTCgctcaaaaaaattctgatAGTTGGTGTAAGTCGAAATGTGGAAAGTTACAAGGTGTATTCGAATACTTCGAATGCTAAAGATGCTTTCTCCTATGCCAATTTTTCGAGACGGGGGAAAGGCAAGCTCATGCACCTACTTGTCTTCACTGGATAAATTCTCATATTTGGCATAAGTCGAAATGCACAAATTTTTCAAGGTGTATTCGAATACGGAATTTTGAATCGTAAAGAACACACATGTTGGTAAGGCAACGCAGCAagggagaagaagaggggTGAGGCAACGCAGCCAAAGGGAGaggaagatgaagaataaTAAAAGTGAGGTGATGTAGCCGAGGGACTGGGTTATATGCAGCACACAAGGGTTCATCTTCGCTAGTGAACCACTTTCTTGTTTCCTAGCGAAGACGGAAACACTAGCGAGTAAGTTTGGAAAGCCTGTGTGTAGAAATCAACGAAATGTttggtaaaagaaaacaacctatgggggtgattgtttgggtttttatgaaaaaagtcaaacgatatatttacaaaagaaaaataatttatgaataaaacttttatatacttattcttggtgatctaaaagtcaatgctgaaaaatatactTCAGTGTAAAAACCTTATAAtcatcaaatttaaggttgaaattttgaattttagcttataaacataagtaaaagtgaaaaatgtGGGTGTATATTGTGCTGCTGGCTTCTCCTGCTTACTTTTATTGCTAGGATGCTATCTGTGTATAAGTATAGGGTGGAAACTCGATCAAGATAAAAACACATGTAAAATATGGCGAAAGGTCATCTAAAATCACAAAAGGACATTCTAACAAATCTATCTATTTGGATTAAAATGCTTGCTCTTAGACTCGGCTGAGATAATTCTACCTCTTCAATTTTTTCTCcacaatagtttttttttccttgtaagATCTATCTATTTGGATTAAAATGCTAGCAagcactttattttttttatacgagCAAAGGATTTCTAACAAATCTGACGGTAAAATCACAATCATTTACTCCCTTCGTCCAACGATACAAGAACTCTATTTCTTAGGATTATAATCTTATGTTTTCTCATGCTTTGTCAATAGAAACTACGCAGTCCAGTGAAGTTGCGATGCTCGTTCAAAAAATGTGTGAAGCCACACATTAACTCTTTGCTTAAGTGGCAAGTCAACCGGTCAAAGCTAGCTTAAGTGGCAAGTCAACCGGTCAAAGCTAATCACCCCCgtattttcacttctgcttactgagtcaaaaaattaaattttaaccttaaaattagagttgattttaagttttttagctgaagtttattttctagcctttgaCTTTTATATAGCTAAGAAACcgtatatcaaatttttattcacaaattagtttttggttGTAAATATGCCAAATAATTACCCTAAATGCCTACCTAGAATGGACCAGAGGAGGTATGCAAATTTTggcataaaaaataactttcgGCCAAGTTCAAAggccaaaagaaaaggttagaTATACGCTAAAAGCAAGGGGCAATACGAACATTTCTAGCAAATCTAACAATTAACTAAGATTAATGATCATCTATCATGATGGGCATATAGGGAATCAAGACAAGAAGTTAACACTATGTGGATGAAACAAAACTCACGGATGTGCAAGGTATttggctaaaaaaatatagcattttcattaaaataagtcacaGAGGACAAAACAAACTCTCTCTGCTACCAAGTAGCAGCCGTTTCCTTCTCTCTAAATTGCACTAGCAAGAAATCTAACTGATTTCGCTACAGAAATTGAGACATCAGAACATCAAGCACATAACTGAACTTCCAACACCTAATTTATTCACTGGTGTTACAAATCGAGCGACAAACGACCTGTGTAGTCCAAAATCATATGCaagaagtatatataaaacatccTTTTCTACTGAGCAAATCCTGAACTCAACCAAGTTTCTTCAAGCGTTCAGCCTACATCACCATCCCCCCATCAATGGTAAGAACCTGCATAAAGTGAGCCAACGGCAAGTAGTTAGTTCGATGATGAATCCTTTCAGAGACACCAGGATGTAGTTGTGTGCATTAGGAATCATGCGCACCTGTCCAGTGATGTAGTTGGCTGCAGGATTAAGAGCCAAGAACTCGACCAACCCAGCAACTTCCTCCGGTTTGCCATATCTCCCTGCAAGTCATATCAATCATTAGTTATTTAGTTGACAGGAAATATTGAACTGCGTAAAGGGATGTGACATCTCACTCAGATTAGAAGAGACTTTCTATCACCTCTAGAATTAGTGCATGACGCAGAAAATAGTAATGTGGATCAGCAAAGGGGGGGCGTCTTAACACACATACCTAAGGGAATAGTTGACAAGATTTTCTTCTCAAGGTCCTCGCCAAGTTCAGCAGTCATGtctgatgcaatgaatccaggCGCAATAGCATTCACCTGAAAGAATATACAGAGTTGTTTGAGAAGTCAAGCTAACCTAAAAAAGTGTGAGCTAACAACGGAAAGATGAAGGACAGACGTTGATGTTTCTGCTTGCATATTCCCTAGCCACTGTTTTCGTCAAGCCAATAACCCCAGCCTTGGCAGCACTGTAATTAGCTTGGCCAATATTACCAACAAGACCAACAACTGATGCTATGTTGATAATTTTTCCCTGCATTCCAACATAAAACAAGGATATCACGACTCATGGTGACATAATTATGAATAGCAATCTCTTTTTAGCACATCATAAAGTCAGCACAAAACAAATACAGCTAGTGGTTGTTATGAAGCCTGATTGAAGTCATTTAACATACTAACTTTGCTATCGCAAAGGTATGtctatcataaaataaatcttgTTCCAGATTTTATGTTATTATCAAAGCTCACCAAATGGAAGCAAGCACTGTTAATGCATGTATCAGAAACTACAATCCAGTTCAGAAATAGCAAAGCATTCCATGCAAATCGAACAatacctttttcttcttcatcattaTTTTTGTAGCAGCCTGCAAGAATGTGCAGGTGTAAGATGAATAAAGTTCATTGAAGTAACcacaaacaaagaaaagggCGATAGAAACTTACTTGTGTACAGAGGAAAACACCAGTAAGATTCAAATCAATTACATCTTGCCATTGTGATTTCTTCATCCTCATCAATAATGTGTCTCGAGTAATCCCTAATAacatcatattattttatttgcagGCAATATAGAAgctaaaaaatgtaaaaatatgcaaattaaGACAGGCCCAACCTGCATTGTTTACCAGCACATCAATTGTTCCCCACTTATCAAGAGCCTGGTGAAGTAATCATAAACGAGCTTATAGTCAAGAATTGATGTCAATTTTAAGAAGCATTTCCATTTCATAAACAAACTGCCCTTACAGCTTTCATCATAGAGTCCACATCAGCTTCTTTTGAAACATCTCCCCCAAAGGTAATAGCCTGTCCACCATATGATTCGATCTGGAAAAAGAACAATGTAATTATCTGACTGAATCTAGGACAATGTGGCAAGCCAAATGGAGTTTTCTATACTgtgttttgtatatttgtacatAGATCTCCATATACAAATTTTGACTGAACTGACTATTCTGGCCATAGTGAACATTCAAATTGATCAAAGATAACTACATTTCCTGATAAGTAAAAAAAGTTGTTGAATGAGATTGTATTGACCACATTAGATAATCATCTTTCTGGttcttattaattattattattgctaTTACTATTCTAAAAGAAGTTATAATGATGGCAATGAAATAGACAAAAATAGGAATGAATAATTAGATTCTAAATTGCATTGGGTTGACCAGTCAAATGCGCAGTTGTTTGAGAATTGCATTTTCTCATAAACGACAATGACAGTGCTCCATAATGATGTATTTCTTACTTAGGAAGATTGTAAATGATTATACGTTAACGAATTCCGGTATAATGCTAAAAGGACAAACgcaatttaaaaaatccaacAATGATGAGGAATAGGTAGCAATAAAAGTTCTCTGAGGCATACTGATGGCCAGTACTGAAACTGAAGTGACTAACTAAAAAGCATTGGACTGTGAAAATGGCCACATAATGGTTATGAACTGCCTTAGAATTATCCTtatcttaaaattttggcacGTAGTGACAGATCTAAAAGGAGCATTGACAAACCTCATTGGAGACTTCTTCAGCCTCTTTTGAGGACCGAGCGTAGTTCACCAGGACCTGAAAATCAAGTCGGTGGTGAGTTCCTGAGATACCTTAGAATTACACAAAATacaatagaaatataaatggTCTTTCTGCATTTGTGACAAACTGAATGGGTGTGCAGAAGTATAAACGTAACCACATGTCTATCCCTCTTATCAAATATCAAAGATAACAAATTGGAAAAGCAGAAAATAAAGTAGAAATCCAACATAACCTACACAGAGAAGCAAGCATGTGTACACAAAACCAACATTTGTTGGATAAACTGTTCAAACTTTCtgcaattataattttttttgctagtgTTATTCTATCACCAAAGAAGTCAAAAAGTCACCTTGCACCCAGCTTTTCCAAGAGCCAATGCAGTTGCTTTTCCAATCCCTCTAGAGGCACCTGTCACAATAACTACTGGAGCTTCCAACTTTGTAGCATCTTGCACAATTGTTTGCTCAACAGCTGCAACATGGGTCCGCACACCTAGATATAACACCGTTTAGCATTGCAAACCATGAGCAAAGGTTGTTCTAATGAGTTTAAAAGAGGGGGTACATTCAAAACATAGCTTTCCTGATGAAAGCTCTTGAAAAGCAATACATTTagcatataaaaaagatgtcaaaatttaaagtaaaacaaTATGAACCCAGCTGCAGAACAAAGACACAGTAAGTCTATAGAGGTTTAAAGAGACATTAACTATCAGCGGCTATTAATTCCAAAAAACAAGGGCAATGAATATTAAAGTCCATCATGCGAAATATCATGCAAATGTTTGGTCAATGATGATTACGAAATGGCATCCACAGGCTGAGCTACCCTGCCATTGAAGCAGTGAAGCACGGCTATTTGCCCTATGTGCTCTATTTTGGATGTTAGTTGTCCTCAATTTGATGATATCCAAAGTATATATGCCAAAGTTACACACTATTAAGGGGTGGAAGGCGTGATTATGTTAACACTGCTTTCTAAGTACTTCTAGAAAGGGCATGATTCCGAGTTTCCTAAAATTAGAAAACGATTTCTGTTGTTCTATTTGTACTTTTTAATAGTTCTATATTTTGATGCCTATCACACTTCAGGTAACGAGGACCAAGCATGGTTTAACCTCCATTGTCAATTGGCAAATGCTTGATGTATGTTTGGATTTGTCAGAAATAATATCCAAGTGAGAGTTCAATGTTTACATTCTTACGCTGCAGTATTTAGCATCATATGATAAACGATTAGGTTTTGTTGATTTGTTGCataatttacagataaatATAATACGGACAAACAAAGAATTGGAACATATGGTCGTCATATATCTCTAACCCTTTAGGGTAGTGCAAGTACATCCTCGACGAGTAGAGTCGAGTTATCGTACTAACCTAAGAGCAGGTATGCcaaaatatttacacattCAAGCAGCTAATCCATGAATGACTTCTCCGTAACAGTTTGAAGATTGGCTAGCAACAGAAGTGGTAGCAGGAGTTTGTGTGTgacttaaatgaaaaaaaaaaaaagtagggaCACTATGTCCTCTCAAAGGGCAATAGGAGACTAGAAATCGTAGGAACAATAGAGTGAAATAAAAGAAGATAATTGAAGCCAAATCCATTTCATGGCGTATGAGAACTTTGCAACACGGATAATACTGGATTTACTGCTTGTTGGTTTTCTGGTGCAAGCGAAGATTCAAAagaacaatattttataacccaaataaaaaatctaattctTAGGCAACAATTTGAGCAAGAGATTTCACTTTGCTGACAGCAGGATTAGGCAAACCCTTGTGATATTGGAAATAGAACCGACTTTCCTAACAAAATCAGACCAGAAACCACTAGTTATGTGAGGAACTACTGCCCAGTGAATTACAAAGTAGTCTGTCCAGTGTCCAGTAGTTAAGATCCCAAGGAAAAAACTTTAACACCTAGTCTAAACAACTAAATCATACTCCCATTGCTGAAAATCTGCTCTTAACACTGGTATCtgtaaaatgaaattttatttcggCAAATATGATAGGGTGATACCACTACAGCTTATATacatcagaaaataaaaataaaactgaaataGCTAGTGCCTAGCATATCGCTAAACCCAGCAAGTGCGGATCCTAGGCAGTACAGAGCAGCAAAGCGTCCGCACGGGCGCCCCCAGATCTCCATGCCGGAGCCTACCCAGCACAACAACGACTACGaatacgacgacgacgccgcacGACGAacgagagagacagagagagcgagagagagagagagagagaaagagagaacgCAGAGGAAGGGGGCGAATTTTACCAGCGAAGCGGCCGGACCGCAGCGCGCGCGAccgggcggccgcggcgccgccgccgaaggaGACGAACCCGCGGGTCGCCACCGCGGTGGCTGCCGCGCGcgggacggcgccggccgaggacacggcggctgcggctgcggcggaggtggccatgcgcgcggcggaggaggcgaggaggaggaggtgagccAGAGGGAGCGGCGTGGCggaggagacgacggcgagggggtGGGGGttgggggagggaggagggttGATAAACAAGAGAAGAGAGTGTCGCCGGGCGGAGCGCACGAGGAGAGGAGATCTCGGCCCCTTCTGATGGGCGGCTGCCCACCCGTGTTTTTGACCTATGCTTTGCTGCGGTGCGTTGGATCTGACTCTCGCTCGCTCCCATGgtcaaatatttctatattatttaatataataaaatacgtatcaaaatattctctttttattactttaatggttaaattttaaattaattggattttctttttaagcaTCTGATTGGCTACGGGATTATTTGAATGGCAAAAAACATGAGAATCAGGATAGAAatgtctatatttttataaattttaaatattatgaatgtttatattttggaaagaaGGAAGAACCTTTGTAGCATAGTATATTCTTTAATCAAATTGATGAAGGCTCTTTGgaattaaaatatgtcattgtAATTCATGGAATTTAACTTGTACGGTTACAACTTTCACGTACATTATAGATATATCAGTATTTGGTCACTTAAGCATTTtccaattatttttaagttcaAATTACATTATTCACCCTCTTGTCTATCCTCCTCACAAATAGAGCTGGAATTGGACGATCAACGCAACACTAGGTTTCGTCTGATATCTCTTCAATAGCTGATCGGCGAGGTGAGGACGATGAACTCTGAGAGGAGGATGGACTCACATTTGCCACGATTACCCAGGAAGACGATGACCAAATCCGACCTTGAAAGAGCTTCCATGAACCAAAATCCCAACCAAGATTGGGATTCCCACTGGAGTCCAGGAAGATGATGACCAGATTTGTAGCTAGAGCTTAGCAACGAGGGACGATGACCGGTGGTTGATGGCTATGGAGAATGTCGATGTTGATGGGCCCAATGCTGATTGGATCAGTTGCCTCCATCGTTGTGGCCAATGGAAGAGAGAGCAAATatgaggaaaaagaaatgaacagTTTGATCTATATGATCGAACATGAATATGAAGAGAACTCCATAATATACGATCTATGGTAGAATTCTACCGCTCAACGATGTATGCAACCCAAAAGGATCGAGTTGTCAAAGATGGGAAAAACTGTCTAACGTATTCtaccgaacacaacttccaaGTTACAGCCTGCTAGAAGAGTGGGAGAGGACTATGTGACTTAATAAGTAGGAGTATTTTGCAGTGAATATTAGATTTGGAGTCAGTATCGAAATTTTTTCCTGAAAcaattttgtgattttattCTGGCCATGTGTATATGTTGGAGAAACCGAGAGGAGCTCCTTTAATAAACGATGGTGTTGGTGTGGCttaggaaaataaactaactcAGAGTTCAGAAGTTTTAGGAAACAATTCCCAAGTGTTTTAATTGGTCATGCTTGTATACCAACATGCCACAAATAAAGATCCAATAATGCAGGAGCGAACTGTCTGCGTCATATATATCCAGTTGAGTGTTGGCAATATTACGACAGATCGTGGCTAATGATGTCCTCCTTGTTTAACCTATGGAACAGATCTCGTGCTTCTAGTTATGCGTTGATTGGATATTTGGACAATTCGCTTGCTGATTGAGCCCCACTAGTTGTGTAGTACTGCACAGCTTTCTATAGATCAACTGATATATATAACTCAGATATGGACAGCCCTCCACATTGACCtatcaaaacaaaatcagCATAATGTGtcctttttagaaaaaataaaagaaagaaaatcagCACGAGGTGTACGGATATGTCATGCATTACACTTGTGAAACATGAAAAAGCAAGCATAGGTGTGATTAATGGACAAGTATTCCCACGCTAATATGGTCAGATATTTCCCACACATCCAGCTCATTATTCCTCATTTTATTTGAGCCGAAGCTACCTGCGCTAAAAAGCCCGTGTTGTTACAGCGTGTTCCGTTATTTGGGCGCGTTCACGAACCCCAATTCCATTTGGCTAATTAGTACACGCAACGAGAAATTTTAGTGTACGGTTAATCGAATATTAGttattgtaaatttaaaaaatagattaatctatacttctatatttttaaagaaattttcatattttttttaaaagtacaTGCTATTTAGTTGTTTGAAAAACGTGCGCATGAtcaaagaggagaaaaaaatacaccatttaaacCTTTGTGAACACGTCcaaatttatagatttttcatGTCACGAGCACAAATAAGCCTTTCTGTCAACTTAACTGGAACCGCCGGAGTCGCGTCAAAAGCACATTCCTCCGCTGTGTTTTAAGGTAGTTGTAAGTTCCTATAGGC
This window harbors:
- the LOC102711151 gene encoding 3-oxoacyl-[acyl-carrier-protein] reductase 4 is translated as MATSAAAAAAVSSAGAVPRAAATAVATRGFVSFGGGAAAARSRALRSGRFAGVRTHVAAVEQTIVQDATKLEAPVVIVTGASRGIGKATALALGKAGCKVLVNYARSSKEAEEVSNEIESYGGQAITFGGDVSKEADVDSMMKAALDKWGTIDVLVNNAGITRDTLLMRMKKSQWQDVIDLNLTGVFLCTQAATKIMMKKKKGKIINIASVVGLVGNIGQANYSAAKAGVIGLTKTVAREYASRNINVNAIAPGFIASDMTAELGEDLEKKILSTIPLGRYGKPEEVAGLVEFLALNPAANYITGQVLTIDGGMVM